Below is a genomic region from Rosa chinensis cultivar Old Blush chromosome 5, RchiOBHm-V2, whole genome shotgun sequence.
TATGGTTACATAAAGGAATGGATGTTGGTTGTTCATGCAATCTGAACTTCTGGGTCactcttttttctttagttCTTGAGACATATTGCATTGCCCTATATATTTTACTCTTTGAGGTGGAAATGTTGTGGCAAAGTTGGATGCTTTTTACTAGTGTATTGATCCTTTGGAATTCCCCAAATTTTGAGTCTTTAGATTCTTGGAGAAGCAAGGTATGGGATCATGTATATGATTTTCTGGGTCTAGACATGTGAATTGATATAACCAGATGATAAAGCAATTTCGTCAGATTTTGCAAAAGTAGAGTTCTAATGCTCAAATTTTGATGCTTTGTCATTAACTGAAACAGTCTTATTATGTACATTGAAAACCATTTTGAAGGAATGATGCAATTTCATTGAGTGATTTACATGGACATGAGAATTTAGAAAGTGTAAGAATGCAGGGTCATTGTGCTGGGATGGTGCACACTAGTGGTTTGAGATCACCTGGATACAGAAAATATATACTTGAAAATTATATCAGTAACTTGATATAAGGCTATTTAGCACATAAGACTAATTACTTTTCTGAATCTTGAGGATTGGAAATTCATTAATTGAGAGTCTGAAAGCTGAATTCTAATGTTTTGCTTGCTTCATCCCATGAATCTATATTTCTGATTGTGGTTGATAGTTGAAAGTTGAAGAAATTGTGTATTCTAGTTAAACAGCTATGGTTGTTCAAAGAACAAAGTAGAGATCATGGTAGACTCATTAGTGATGTTGCTTACTCTTAAATCTTTGTTCATGGCATCCATCTTGGTCAAAAGTTAGAAGTCTCAAGCTTTGTCTAAAGTTCATTGATCGTGGCTAATATTTACTTTCAGTATTCAAGCACTTGATATTAACATGGAATTGTCAATCCCAGAACGATTAAGATTTTGCATTCTTTATCTgatgttttcttttcaattccaTGAACCATAACGTTGCTGGAACAGATGGAGCATGAGAAGGTTCCCTTATCTAGAACAGAGTCCCAGCATGAAATTGAGATCCCGATAGTCTCTGAAATTATTGATCTTCTGCCTGTGCCACAAAAGTTACCTTGCTCTTCCATATGTGGTTTCTCCAAGAAAGAAAGCAGTAATTTGGATTCAAAACAACGTTCACAATCAGCAACTAAACTTCGTGTACTCATAATTGTCTATATGTTGTTTATGGTTGTTGAAATTGTTGGTGGTGTAAAATCGAACAGCCTGGCAGTACTCACAGATGCAGCCCACATGCTTACTGATGTTAGTGGATTCGCTATTGCTCTTTTTGCAGTAATAGCTTCAGGTTGGGAGGCAACATCATACCAGTCTTTTGGATATCACCGTCTTGAGGTTTTGAGTGCGCTTCTATCTGTGCTGCTGATATGGGTGGTCGCTGCAATCTTGATCTATGAAGCAGTCAACAGAATGCTTCACAAGCATGCAATGGTCAATGGGGTTCTCATGTTTGCAGTTGCAGCATTTGGATTTTCGGTTAATTTTATCATGGCCATGTGGCTCGGTCACAATCACactcaccatcatcatcatcaggctTGTGGAGACTGGgatcatgatcatgatcatggTCATAATCATAATCATGATCATGGCAAGGAGGAAGCATGCGCAACAATTGAAGACGATGAAACTAGCTTGGTGTCAATTCCTCCAGTAAAGACTAAAATATTAAACATAAATCTCCAAGGAGCTTACCTGCATGTTATGGCCGACATGATTCAGTCTGTTGGAGTAATGATTGCCGCAGCCATCATTTGGGCGAAGCCAGATTATTTAGTTGTTGATCTGATCTGCACACtcatcttttctgtttttgctgTAAGCACAACTATACCGATGCTCAGAAATACATATGGCATATTGATGCAGAGAACTCCAAGTGAGATTGATATTGACAAGCTAGAGAAAGGTCTCAAGTGCATCAAAGGAGTTCAGGATGTTCATGACCTACATGTTTGGGCACTAACGGTTGGAAAAATGGTATTGTCGTGTCATGTCACCGCGGATTCTACAGTAGGCTCAAGTCAGATAATTGATGAGATTAGTGATTTATGTGAAAAAACTTACAGAATACATGATGTTACTGTACAGATTGAACAGTAATGTGCAAATTCAACCTATCATTTTCTGTCATATTTTTAAATATTACCTTTCGCCCCTAAATATTTCAGAAAGTTTGTTAAAATGAGGCAAATTTGACCTGTGTATCAGCAAGCATTTATGACTTTGGTGTAAGACAACACTTGATGTACGTGTCTTCTGACTATGGATAAATAAATGAAGTAATCTcttttcctcaaaaaaaaaaaaaacactagcaCTCcgtgttctttcttttcttttgttcttttacCGTCTTTCTATCACTATGCCTTGCAATCACTTGACATATCGGACAGGTGTGAGGGGTGTTGAAAATCAATCCCCTATGAATACCAGGACCAACGTTGCAAAAGAATAGCACAAGTTCACCACCAACATTTGCAAAGAGAAGATATTGTAACTTTTAGTCAAGTCAAGAAGTAACTAGCGAACAAAACACAGAATCAGACTCTGAACAAACAAGGTCTCTTCTGTTCCATTAATTCTTTAATTTGAGATGCCAAGTTTCCACCCAACATTCCAAATTTCAATAGTTACAATTTTTCAAACATATAATCAACAGTGCATAAGGAAAAGCAGACCCCCAAAAAAGTACCAACACCACTGTAAACTTTAATTCACAAGCTTCCTTATCACAACTCAATTAAGTAAAACTGTATTCTACATGGCTCTCCCCCCTCAcccaaaaaggaagaaaaaactaaaaaaagtcTTATCCAGCAAATGGTTCTCCTCCCCTAGGTGTCAGTCATCCATTTATGTAGAGCAGCAACCTCTTTTCGTATTCCCAGAAGCATCACCAACATTGATAGTAGTTCCTTGACCAGGAAGGGTAGTGCTCGCGACTGCTTCCTGAGCTGCCAGTGCCTTTTTGCTAATGATATGGTAGATCTCTGTTAAAATAGTTTGAAATGCCTTCTCAATATTGGTTGCTTCGAGTGCTGATGTCTCAAGAAATGAGAGACCTTCCCTCTCAGCCAAGGCCTGACCATCATCCTCTGAAACAGCTCTAAGATGGTTCAAGTCGGACTTATTTCCAGCCATCATGATGACAATATTAGAATCCGCATGGTCCCTCAATTCACGGAGCCACCTTTGGACATTATCAAATGTTGGGCGCTTAGTTATGTCATAGACAAGGAGAGCACCCACTGCCCCTCTATAGTATGCACTGGTGATAGCACGATATCGCTCCTGCCCTGCTGTATCCCAGATCTGTGCCTTGACAGTTTTTCCTTCAACCTGTgatttaaaacaagaaatgtTAGCTCTGGATCAGATTGCAGACAATAATTAACACACCCCCATGTGTCATCAATAAATTGTAGATATAACCATTGGCCCACAAATGGAGTTATTTCTGGTTACCAACATGCTAAATTGACACCAGAAAGTTCAACACAGCTGTATTTTTTAACACATTAACACTCCGGAACCATTGGGTCCAGTAGACAGCAGTAGCACATATGGATGCTTACCCAGAAGAGTCATACACAAATCAACATTCTTATGAAGGAAAGTTTATACACTTACAAGAGGAAGTTCAAATTCAATATACAAGCAGCATGAAGTttaaattcttaattttttttaatataactGGAGAACCGAACCTAATTGTTCATTCAACTATGTCCTAGGCATATATAGATTGAAAATATACATTAAAATGTGGGAACTCTGAATGCATTAGCCTTAAGAAAGAAAATGCCAGAATTTCAGTTCCCTAGAATCTCTATTGGCAACGTACAGCACTGAAGACCCTATAGCAATAAAGGCATCAGAGACTCTAATTTGTTCCCTTTATGTCATACTCGTAGTTTACATCTGCCTGGAGTAAGGCACTCACCTATACATGTTGCATAAAACCACTAAGCACCTGCATCAATTATATGAAAGTATCATATAACACGAACACATTCCATCCAGTTTCCAAAGTCCATACGACGAGGATCTCAAATATGCAGCAACATCATGTAGGAAGAGAGCAAAAATATAATGCAATTACTCCAAGTCAGAATACTTCGGCATTTGACGCCCTACTTTTTCATGGGTGTAATCGTTGACCAACATATCGGAATCAGGCTTGTATATATCTAAACTCCAAATACAGACATTGAGACATATCGTTGTTGCATGTATCCACTAAAATACACATCATTTTGGTTTCAAATCAGTACCAGGCCTAAGATTACCACCTCCTAAAAACTTGAACAAATCCTCACAAAGACGGTTCATTATGCTTAATTGGCCTCTGATAACGCCATTCAAGCCTCATTGACATATCAAGCTATAAGCAGCAATTTCCAGACCACAGCAAATCCATAAGACatccaaaatcataataactagAACTTCAACCAAATGAACTCAAACTCCGAAAATTAAACCACAGGGGAAAAGTAGAGTCtcaaagtgaagaagaagaagagttacCTGAAGAGTTCTGGTGGCGAACTCGACGCCGATGGTGGACTTGGACTCCAAGCAGAACTCATTTCTGGTGAACCTGGAGAGAATGTTGGATTTGCCAACTCCAGAGTCGCCGATCAGCACGATCTTGAACAGGTAGTCGTACTCGTGGTCCACTCTGCTCGCCATACAGCCTCTCCTCTCCGAtctcccccgatctctctcACCTACACcgattcaccaaacttcactacaccaaaaacaaacaaccagATCTGACCACACAGATTACAGAGAGACCAGTACACAGAGACTTCGCTTACCCTAAATTCCAGCGGAGAAATGCGATCGCCGGCGTTGAAATCCGCGACCGTGAGGGAAGCACGGTagggatttttttattttatttttttgttgcagAGAAGAAACGGAAAGaacgatgaggaagaagaagaagaagaagaagaagggggttTGAAAAAGTGGGAAACGGCAAATAAATAGATTCCTTTGGTGTGTGTGTGGGGGGTGGAGACGGCGTCGTTTTAGGACAACTGGAGGTCAAAGGAAGAGACAGTGAGAAAGACGAGGGCATCTGACATGTGCAGCCTGGCACTCTGGCGGTTGGTGCCAGAGGGATGTTTTTTGATTGCTTGTGCTGATTAGTGTCTGCCACGCCGTTaatttcatcttctttctttttttttatttccatttttaatttttttggttttggaccCGTCGCCTTTGCTAAATGGACGGCTATATACGTGCGGAATCCGATATTCTACGGCCCACATGCATCTATATCCATATAAACAATTATTCACGTTTTTATTCACAAAATGAATTCTATGGTCCCGTACTTGAACGGGGTCTCGTTTGGAAAAAGACTTGGGTCCTGTTTAACCACCTCAGTGACAGTGTAGTTCGGAAAAAGATTTTGGTCCCCTCAAACCACTTCAATAATTTTGTTTAGGTTATTTGTCCTACCAATGCATATGGATGTTTAGCATTTTATGTGACTGATTTAGTGGACATCTATAACTAACGAGCATTTCCGTATGTATTTACTTACGATCAGAATCGAGTAAAAAGATAATAGTTTTTTGATTGAGATCGCATCATTCCTCAAAAAACTTTCTAGGCCTCAAGACTAATTTGTGTCGGAGAATCATGTCTGAATGCTTCGTCCCCCCTTTTGCCACTAAGAATAGATTGAAATTTAACTCTGATCAGTATCAATGGGATTCGAACTTTGATATGGGGGGTTCTACACCTAGAGTTTCTTACAAACTCGACTGTCGATAAGGGTTAGAAGATAATAGTTATGGAGTCAATACATACATAAAGAGGTTCATTTAGGCATATAATGAATGAGATGTTAGAGGATAAGAGTTAATGTACTATGGTTAGGCCTCTAGGAGTCTAGGGTACTTTTTCCTAGTCTAGATTTAAGTTCTAGCTAGTCATAATCTTCGCAACCCAAACCTAACATCTAGATCTGAAATCTGGATTTCATTCTTCATCGTAAGAAAATTATTAATGAACCAAGTCTTTTGAATCAAGATTGAAAACTAATAATGTCAGTTTTGAATCATTTCTTAAGCTTAATATTTATGTGCCCATGGCATGGAATTAATATTTGCGCATTTAGCCACGGTAGTCTGTAGCTTAGGCTTTTCTTTTGCTAGACTAGTGCTTAATTATAGCTTAGTGGCCTTAAACTTGTAGTGTGTATAAAGCAATGAAAATGGAGACATCAATAATGTTTTGAATCATGCCACAATCTATTGGATTTCATTATTGGAACGGAGTGTAATCATAGTATCAACCTAAAGTAAAAGTGTAATAATCAACCGTATTATTTGGCATGACCATTTAACACCTACAATTTGCCAACATATCCCATTATCATTCTTTTATTCTACAAAACTCTGAAaatgccaaaaagaaaaagaaagaagaagatcaaacaTAGGCAAAAGTGTGGTTGTTCAAATTCGGTCTTTTTCTCAAGCGGGAAAGGAGATTCTGATTAAATCGGTTGCTATGGCTGTCCCAGCATACCTTATGTCTGTgtttaaattttcaatttctctctgcaataaaaTTAACTCGGCTATGGCTGATTTTTGGTGGGGAAAGAAGTCCTTTGCAAGTATTCATTAGAAAAGTTAGGCTTTGCTTGACCTCCCAAAATCGAAAGGGGGTTTGGGATTTCCGAAGTATTGCAGATTTCAATCTGGCTCTTCTAGCAAAGCAGGGGTGGCGCCTGCTAGCCAATCCAAATGCCTTGCGGGCTTGGGTTCTCAAAAGTCGATACTTTCCAAatactactttttttttaggCTTCTCGTGGTTCATCTCCTTCTTGGGCATGGTCTAGTATTCTTGATGGCCGCTCACTTTTGTCTAGAGGTTGTATCTAGCATATAGGGTCTGAAAATTAGATTGATTTTTAGCGCCACAACTTGATACCGAGGTACCCTTCTTATAACTTGCTTCATCACATGCTCCTGCGAGCCCTGCTACTTATGTTTTCCAGTTTATTGACCGCTCGGTGGACTGCTGGAATATCGATTATGTTGCTGCTCTTTCCCTGAAACAGCTCTTACGGCCATTAGGGCTACTCTTTTTAGTAGTCAGGATACTCCAAACAAGTTACTTTGGTCTGCGGCTTCGTCTGGAGTCTATTCAGTCAAGAGTGGTTATAAGTTTCTGATAAAGAATCACATGCCAACATTAACGGTTCACCCTCATCAGTCCCACTCGGTTCTTGATGAAGTATGGCCTTGGCTGTAGAAGGTAAGAGTAACTCCTAGAGTCAAACACTTTCTTTGGAGGGCGGTTTCTAATGCCTTGGCTACTAATTCCAACCGCCATAGGAGACATATGGCTCGCTCCCCTATCTTCTCTTTGTGATATGCATCTAGAAACCACTGAACACATTCTGTTTCTATGCCTATGGGCTATGGCTGCTTGGTTTTCTCATCATTTTTCCTATCGGAGTAATCCTCAGTCTGTTACGAATATTGATGATTGGATCTTTTGCCTCTTCATCACAAATGGCGGCCTTACCTTGGCATATATTGGTTGGTTTTTCTACTATGGTTTATTTGGAAGGAGAGATGTCGTTGTGTTTTCAACAATGTCTCTCCCAATCCAGTTACTGTTGCTACACGGGCTTATGCAATTGTAATGGAATTTTTATCGCTCCCCCAGCGCCTACTCTCTTCCTCCAGAGTGGTGAAAGTCTTTCCTTCCGAGAATTCCTCGAACTGGCTTCCCCTTCCCACTACTACTTTGAAATTAAACACTGATGCAGCTTAGGGCTCACAATCTTTATCTGCTGGTCTCATTGCCCTTTTAAGGGATTCTACTGGTGCTCTCATTGGGGCCTTTTCCTGGAGCGTTTATACCTCTTCCTTGATAGCTGCTGAAGCGATGGCAATTGATCTTGGCCTCAGTTTAGCTTTCTCTTtgtctatttcttctttttagtTGGAATCATACTCCTTAGTCTTGGTTTCTACTTTTTTGAATCCTCTTTCGGGGGTTGATTAGTTTGCTTCTCATCTTGTTTCTTCCATTCAAGCAAAAGCTGGTAGTTTCAACATCGTTAACTGGCGTTGGACCAGTAGGAATGCCAATGCTGCTGCTGACTTGGTGGCAGCGCTAGCGTCCCGCAGGGTGTGCTCGGTGGATTGGGTCCTCAAtcctcctcccccccccccaatggGTATTTTGTTGTTTGATGCTGCAACCCGTCTGCCTTAATATGTGTTGGTTGGGTCTGTTTGTTGGTAGTATCTTTCTGTTTTGCTTTCTGTTGCTTGTTGGGCTCTTTGCCTTTTGTTTCTGATCTGTTGTTGtaatgcccaaaaaaaaaaaatcggtcttttttgatgaacttttttCCTACATTGTTGTTTGTTATActagttttaggttttagggcaattgtagtttttttaattttccctCAGATGGCCACGATGGTTATTCCTATGACTAGGCTATGAAGATCAGTGTGGATGGGTTCACAAGGGTTGCCAAGAGGGTAGTGATAGTGGAAGGATAGCAATAAGTGAATGGTTTTGGGTTTGCTGCAATACTTGTGGCGGTTGTGGGGAAAGGGGTATGGTTCCTAACAATtcttatgtgttttttttttagagagaaGGAAATGCATTGCATTAAACTGCTAAACGCAATTGAGATACAAGTACAAGGTATAAGTACGGGAAAGTCAAAATGACAATCCATAACCTAATATGAAAGTCAGGAAACAAAAGCGTCATCGCTACTAACTAGCTGCGCTGCCTGTAACTTTCACAAAAAAATACTTATAACCAGAAAATGGAAGAAGTGGAAAAATGTCTTCGCTTCTTCTCTTGAACTTAACCAGCAGTTCTTTGGTTGAAGAACAGAAACAGTGGTGGCCACATTAAATCTTGTTTGGATAAAACCGAGTGGGAAAAACTCCAAACTGAGGAAAGAGTATCGTCCATACCAAACTTGTTTGAAAGCTCTCTGAAACGGACACAGCAACCGAAAACACCAAAGCACCATGACTCGTAACAAGAGGAAAGAGATTTTGAATAACAAGATTCAGCAACTACTTCCTTTGGAACCAACAGTAGGCTGAAAAGACTGGGCCTCGGGTCTGAATcttttttggttgaaatgggTCTGCACTAATATCCTTTAAAGGTGTCTTAACTGCATCGGTTGCTAAGTAACAGTTTCTGAGTAACCGTTTCATAATCGAAGGCCTGAACCTCCACTTTTTCCGGTGCCATCGGAACACCACCTTGAAGGTGTTAATGGAACTACAAGCGCTGCCGAGAGCAATGTAAGGGTTTGTCGACACGAGTCCTTGCGTCTCCCGTAATTCTCAAGTCATCCACAGTCTCCGGATGAATAGCACGATGACGGTTGTCCTCAATCCAGCAGCAATGCATAAATGAAATAGACTGCTTTGCTCTCAGTTGTTCTCACTCGATGGCCGTTTTGACGCTAAGAAAACATCCCTGCGATATCGTCTTGTTGTGCTAGGAATTCAATTCTTATATGTTAGGAATTCAATTTTATTGTAGTGCTATAGTTATGACAATTTTCAAGGGACCAAATGTTTTATACAATCATACTGGAAATGTTCTTATTGGCAATGTACATGCACAATGATATTTTTaggacatgatgtgaaaaacaACATGGTTTTTCTTATTGTTGATTACAATGACATATTTTGCACTCTCTCAAGATACTTTCCTCAAAAGCCTATAAATTAGTGATTAACAATAGTGTTCATCAAATCAGTAACTGATCAAATAAAGTATGCTTACATTTAAGGgttgaaaacaaaataatctaacttaaaaataattatttacaCTACTGGGTTTGGATTGTTAAGCATGACCCTTTTCTTAGTTAATTACTGTGATGAGAACATGCTGGGTGCGATTAATATGGTTAGCAGGTTAGTTTAGGCTCGTTTGGTTGGTCGTTAGACATATGTAAGCGCTTGAAATCTTGTTTTATATATTCCCTTTTTACATTCTTTTCAATTATTTGTTTTGTCGAAAAATATTGATctatttttctaaaaaaaataaaaaattaacagTTGGTCCAAAGACAAACACGTCTTTTACGCCAAAAGGCAAAATCAAAACCGAGTCGCTGAGTTTCGATTCCCTTCTCTCGCACTCCATCGAAACTCAAATCTCCTCCTTGACCCCGCAAACATGAAGAAAGAAGACACCGTGAAGCTGATCAGCGCCGAGGGCTTCGAATTCGTCGTCCACAAAGACGCCGCCATGGTCTCTCAGACCATCCGCAACATGCTCACATCTCCCGGTATGTTTCTTTCTCTGAATTATCTCAAGAGAGTAGCAATTAGAGGATTAGGGtttcaattttgaaaattttcgagTGTGGTTTTGGGCAGGGGGTTTTGCTGAAACGGAACACGGTGAGGTGACGTTCCCTGAGATCAGCACCACCATTCTTGAGAAGATCTGCAAGTATTTTTATTGGAATCTTCAATTCGCCAGGTTTGGATTCTCTGTGTTTCGTGTTTTTTGCTTAGGAATTTTGCAGCATCAATGTAAATGCCTAATTGCTCGTGTAGTTTTGACTGTTCTGTTGGTGTATTAGAAATTTATAGGTTTCTGAATTGAACAATATATTTGATCAATGTTAAGTTAATACTGTCATTATAGGCTGTAAATTTAAACAGAGCTTATCATATCAAAGTTTTGTATCATCTTAATTGCAATCGAGTGTCGAAGTAACGAATGATCGTTAGGCCACCAAACAATTTGGACATCACCCTTGTGAACTTCTAAAGTTGACTCCTTTTttcttcagaaaaaaaaaaaagaagaaggaagaaggtcCAACCTTTAAGCCAACCGACTCTATAAAAGGATGTGAGAAGATGAGAGGAATTTAGGATAATCTCGGTATTTTCATCCATAGTTTTGCAAAGAGCATTTCCCCTAGGTTGGTAGTTTATGTACTTTttctgtggttttttttttcataatgtACCTCTATCTCTTGTAAAACAGTAATGTATCTCAGTTTTGATTACTTATTGTGAATAATGAACACATCAAATGTGCATCTAATACTGACACGACTCAAGCAACATAAGAGCTGGCAACAGAGAAGTAAAAGAGAGGTGGTATAAGAAATGTATTGGTTTGGTGAACCATATAATTGCATGATAAATGGAGTTGAATTGTGGGCTTCTTATCTGGATATTGGTTGATGCTTGAATTGACTATGGTTGGTAAAAGAGAGGTGGTATAAGGAATATATTGGTTTGGTGAACCATATACTTGCATGATAAATGGAGTTGAATTGTGGGCTTCTTATCTGGATATTGGTTGATGCTTGAGTTGACTATGGTTGCTGGTTGGAACTAGTAATATTTGATAGTTTGATGGGGATGCTCCTTTTGCTCActatcttttacatatttttgaTTGTAATATTGTTCTTTGAGCAGTGGTAAGCAGACTGAGTTTCACATTGAACCAG
It encodes:
- the LOC112202029 gene encoding metal tolerance protein B yields the protein MEHEKVPLSRTESQHEIEIPIVSEIIDLLPVPQKLPCSSICGFSKKESSNLDSKQRSQSATKLRVLIIVYMLFMVVEIVGGVKSNSLAVLTDAAHMLTDVSGFAIALFAVIASGWEATSYQSFGYHRLEVLSALLSVLLIWVVAAILIYEAVNRMLHKHAMVNGVLMFAVAAFGFSVNFIMAMWLGHNHTHHHHHQACGDWDHDHDHGHNHNHDHGKEEACATIEDDETSLVSIPPVKTKILNINLQGAYLHVMADMIQSVGVMIAAAIIWAKPDYLVVDLICTLIFSVFAVSTTIPMLRNTYGILMQRTPSEIDIDKLEKGLKCIKGVQDVHDLHVWALTVGKMVLSCHVTADSTVGSSQIIDEISDLCEKTYRIHDVTVQIEQ
- the LOC112166234 gene encoding ras-related protein Rab11C; amino-acid sequence: MASRVDHEYDYLFKIVLIGDSGVGKSNILSRFTRNEFCLESKSTIGVEFATRTLQVEGKTVKAQIWDTAGQERYRAITSAYYRGAVGALLVYDITKRPTFDNVQRWLRELRDHADSNIVIMMAGNKSDLNHLRAVSEDDGQALAEREGLSFLETSALEATNIEKAFQTILTEIYHIISKKALAAQEAVASTTLPGQGTTINVGDASGNTKRGCCST
- the LOC112201792 gene encoding elongin-C, with the translated sequence MKKEDTVKLISAEGFEFVVHKDAAMVSQTIRNMLTSPGGFAETEHGEVTFPEISTTILEKICKYFYWNLQFASGKQTEFHIEPELTLELMMAANYLHT